The following are from one region of the Methanoculleus caldifontis genome:
- a CDS encoding fasciclin domain-containing protein yields the protein MILCLLTLTGAVAAVSAQETPQQIGAELEYELPMDTMKVIGRYNVTIDPAENVSIEPVNLDTPIDVRRDTPIGALDAVAQSEGLNFTTYYYTVSGRLAVDSINDYVYEEDQIWYVLNYLNETFHETSMDAGAHNLTDNETFWLIYCDLSDYDPRYESRVDRAVAGLSITVTFSDENVTPTPTPDENVTPGPTENVTPTPTPAGNVTPGPGENVTPMPTIPGILVPIPTATPGNVTPDPNENVIPANETNIYEAIGEEENLSILASLLNVTDLAATLRGEGPYTIFAPDNDAFGNLSSEVLAMILVDEEELTRVLSNHVVNGSYTAAELLNMTEDGNETTLTTLAGLNLTVSESDGVLMIGNATVGTEEINATNGVVHVIDTVLIPTENVTETATPVENMTPAENATPVATTAPLTNMTGPPMGAI from the coding sequence ATGATTCTCTGTCTCCTGACCCTGACCGGGGCCGTCGCCGCGGTCTCGGCACAGGAGACGCCGCAACAGATCGGCGCCGAGCTCGAGTACGAGCTGCCGATGGATACCATGAAGGTCATCGGCAGGTATAACGTCACCATCGATCCGGCGGAGAACGTCTCGATCGAGCCGGTCAACCTCGACACCCCCATCGACGTGAGGAGGGATACCCCGATAGGTGCGCTGGATGCGGTCGCCCAATCGGAGGGGCTGAACTTCACGACCTACTACTACACGGTCAGCGGCCGGCTGGCCGTCGACAGCATCAACGACTACGTGTACGAGGAGGATCAGATCTGGTACGTCCTCAACTACCTCAACGAGACGTTCCATGAGACGAGCATGGATGCCGGGGCGCACAACCTCACCGACAACGAGACGTTCTGGCTCATCTACTGCGACCTCTCCGACTACGATCCCCGTTATGAGTCCCGCGTCGATCGGGCCGTTGCAGGGCTCTCGATCACCGTTACGTTCAGCGATGAGAACGTGACCCCGACCCCGACCCCGGATGAGAACGTCACGCCCGGACCGACGGAGAACGTGACCCCGACCCCGACACCGGCCGGGAACGTCACGCCCGGACCGGGCGAGAACGTGACGCCGATGCCGACGATACCCGGGATCCTGGTCCCCATACCGACGGCCACTCCGGGGAACGTGACCCCGGATCCGAACGAGAACGTGATCCCGGCCAACGAGACGAACATCTACGAAGCGATCGGCGAGGAGGAGAACCTCTCCATCCTGGCGAGCCTGCTCAACGTGACGGATCTCGCGGCCACGCTCCGGGGCGAGGGGCCGTATACTATCTTCGCGCCGGACAACGATGCGTTCGGCAACCTCTCGTCCGAGGTTCTCGCCATGATCCTGGTCGACGAGGAGGAACTCACGAGGGTCCTCTCGAACCACGTGGTGAACGGGAGTTACACGGCCGCCGAACTCCTGAACATGACGGAGGACGGCAACGAGACGACCCTCACGACGCTCGCCGGGCTGAACCTGACGGTCTCGGAGAGCGACGGCGTGCTGATGATCGGTAATGCCACCGTCGGCACGGAGGAGATCAACGCGACGAACGGCGTCGTCCACGTCATCGACACGGTGCTGATCCCGACGGAGAATGTGACCGAGACCGCAACTCCGGTCGAGAACATGACCCCTGCGGAGAATGCAACCCCGGTGGCGACGACGGCCCCGCTGACGAACATGACTGGACCGCCAATGGGGGCCATCTAG
- a CDS encoding putative immunity protein: MKKYSKQDQVLMAAWAADCAERVLPLFERAYPEDSRPRSAIEACRAWVRTGVFTMAGIRGASLAAHAAARDAKENDAAHFAARAAGQAVATAHVPQHAYGAAYYALKAVAAADPAGAGVTVAAEREWQSQRLPEGLREEIMGRIVIQERGGGVVVRLRKGEGF; encoded by the coding sequence GTGAAGAAATACAGCAAGCAGGACCAGGTGCTGATGGCGGCCTGGGCCGCGGACTGCGCCGAGCGGGTCCTCCCGCTCTTCGAGAGGGCATACCCGGAGGACAGCCGGCCACGGAGCGCCATCGAAGCATGCCGGGCGTGGGTCAGGACGGGTGTCTTCACGATGGCCGGGATACGGGGAGCCTCTCTTGCCGCCCATGCCGCCGCCCGCGACGCGAAGGAGAACGACGCGGCTCACTTTGCCGCCCGGGCCGCGGGCCAGGCGGTGGCGACCGCGCACGTCCCGCAGCACGCCTATGGGGCGGCGTATTATGCCCTCAAGGCTGTCGCGGCGGCTGACCCTGCCGGTGCCGGAGTTACTGTTGCTGCGGAGCGGGAGTGGCAGTCGCAGAGGCTGCCGGAGGGGCTGAGGGAGGAGATCATGGGCAGGATTGTTATTCAGGAGCGCGGGGGCGGGGTTGTTGTCAGGCTGCGGAAAGGGGAGGGTTTTTGA
- a CDS encoding 30S ribosomal protein S24e: MDFEITRDVRNELLNRRELSFTLTFDGPTPSRKSIQEKLAAMQNKNENLLVLDLERTRYGAMELVGRARIYDDEESKKSTEKAYLLKRGEPKAETEA, encoded by the coding sequence ATGGACTTCGAAATTACCCGTGACGTGAGGAACGAGCTGCTCAACCGGAGGGAACTCTCATTTACCCTGACCTTTGACGGCCCGACGCCCTCGCGGAAGAGCATCCAGGAAAAACTCGCCGCGATGCAGAATAAGAACGAAAATCTTCTCGTGCTGGACCTGGAGAGGACCCGGTACGGTGCGATGGAACTCGTCGGCCGTGCTCGCATTTACGATGACGAGGAGAGCAAGAAGTCGACCGAGAAGGCATACCTGCTCAAGCGCGGCGAGCCGAAGGCCGAGACCGAGGCGTAA
- a CDS encoding GTP-dependent dephospho-CoA kinase family protein, translating into MLRLPEAHRDLFKKPFGTLYGSIGELLPRLEGRAVYAVGDVVTHNLLEAGVVPDIAIIDGYTMRSPCTRSPLLQARRLTAKNPPGTITDALAEAIGDLVRNPPGAIFVDGEEDLAVIPLVLAAPPGAAILYGQPGEGVVLRIVDEAAKREAVSMLEVFVRE; encoded by the coding sequence ATGCTCCGGCTCCCCGAAGCGCACCGGGACCTCTTCAAGAAACCGTTCGGCACCCTGTATGGGTCTATCGGCGAACTCCTCCCCCGGCTGGAAGGCCGGGCGGTCTACGCCGTCGGCGACGTGGTGACCCACAACCTTCTCGAGGCGGGGGTCGTCCCGGATATCGCCATCATCGACGGTTACACGATGCGCTCACCCTGCACCCGCTCACCCCTCCTCCAGGCGAGAAGGCTGACGGCGAAGAACCCTCCCGGCACGATCACCGACGCGCTCGCGGAAGCGATCGGCGACCTCGTCCGGAACCCTCCCGGCGCCATCTTCGTCGACGGCGAGGAGGATCTCGCGGTCATCCCGCTCGTCCTCGCCGCGCCCCCCGGCGCCGCCATCCTCTACGGCCAGCCGGGAGAGGGGGTCGTCCTCCGCATCGTCGACGAAGCGGCGAAGCGGGAGGCCGTATCCATGCTCGAAGTCTTCGTGCGCGAGTGA
- the rdgB gene encoding RdgB/HAM1 family non-canonical purine NTP pyrophosphatase has product MKLAVVTGNPNKAREVAACFAGVLEVEHVALDCPELRDDDVGEIARGKAEFAYRTLSRPLIVDDTGLFVDALRGFPGSYAAYVQKTIGNAGILKLMEGVTDRSARFETAIAFADERGIRVFRGILPGTIVTPRGEEGFGYDPIFAYEGRTLAEMPLSEKSRVSHRARALEAFRAWVEQDSGHGLPGDRTVNRTKNE; this is encoded by the coding sequence GTGAAACTCGCGGTGGTGACCGGCAACCCGAACAAGGCGCGAGAGGTGGCCGCCTGCTTTGCGGGGGTGCTGGAGGTCGAGCATGTCGCGCTCGACTGCCCGGAGCTCCGCGACGACGACGTCGGGGAGATCGCGCGGGGGAAGGCGGAGTTCGCCTACCGCACGCTCTCCCGCCCGCTGATCGTTGACGACACCGGCCTTTTTGTCGACGCGCTCCGGGGGTTCCCCGGCTCGTATGCTGCCTACGTCCAGAAGACGATCGGGAACGCCGGGATCTTGAAACTCATGGAGGGCGTCACGGACCGGAGCGCCCGCTTCGAGACGGCGATCGCGTTCGCCGACGAGCGGGGCATCCGGGTCTTCCGCGGCATCCTGCCCGGGACGATCGTCACCCCCCGGGGGGAGGAGGGGTTCGGCTACGACCCGATCTTCGCCTACGAGGGGCGGACGCTCGCCGAGATGCCGCTATCCGAGAAGAGCCGGGTCTCCCACCGGGCGCGGGCGCTCGAGGCCTTCCGCGCCTGGGTGGAGCAGGATTCAGGGCACGGTCTCCCCGGCGACAGAACTGTTAATAGGACCAAGAACGAATAG
- a CDS encoding 50S ribosomal protein L40e, with amino-acid sequence MARFPEAEARLLNVKICMKCNARNAIRATRCRKCGSDELRPKSKERKA; translated from the coding sequence ATGGCAAGATTTCCCGAAGCTGAAGCACGTCTGCTCAACGTAAAGATCTGCATGAAATGCAACGCCCGGAACGCAATCCGCGCGACCCGCTGCCGCAAGTGCGGCTCGGACGAACTCCGGCCCAAGTCCAAGGAAAGAAAGGCGTAA
- a CDS encoding shikimate kinase: MHHHKNIVLIGMPGAGKSTVGVILAKSLGMQFIDTDILIQERAGKMLQEILDLDGPDAFKRVEEETILSLHPRNAVIATGGSVVCSEAAMAHLKSAGAVVYLEIAYGEMEKRLRNITTRGILLLPGQSLRGMYDRRVPLYERYADLTVACSGEDLESVVGNVIEALRRVRDPTRPG; this comes from the coding sequence ATGCATCACCACAAGAACATCGTCCTCATCGGCATGCCCGGCGCAGGGAAGAGCACCGTGGGCGTCATCCTTGCAAAATCGCTCGGCATGCAGTTCATCGACACGGATATCCTGATCCAGGAGCGGGCCGGGAAGATGCTCCAGGAGATCCTCGATCTGGACGGGCCCGATGCGTTCAAGCGGGTCGAGGAAGAGACGATCCTCTCCCTGCATCCCCGCAATGCGGTGATCGCGACGGGCGGGAGCGTGGTCTGCAGCGAGGCCGCGATGGCGCACCTGAAGTCGGCCGGAGCGGTCGTGTACCTGGAGATCGCGTACGGGGAGATGGAAAAGAGGCTCAGAAACATCACGACCCGGGGGATACTCCTCCTTCCTGGCCAGAGCCTCCGCGGAATGTACGACCGGCGGGTCCCGCTGTACGAGAGGTATGCCGATCTCACCGTCGCGTGCTCGGGTGAGGATCTCGAATCCGTGGTCGGGAACGTGATCGAAGCGTTGCGAAGGGTCCGGGACCCGACCCGCCCCGGATAA
- a CDS encoding sulfide-dependent adenosine diphosphate thiazole synthase, with translation MTLNEVTISRAILEEQHRTFIDYLEMDAAVIGGGPSGLVCAALLGEKGVRCALIEKKLSIGGGMWGGGMMFPRIVVQEGARRLLDRFDIAYREFEPGYYVAKSVEAVSKLTAAACDAGVEFFNLTTVEDVMVRGDGRVGGLVINWTPVDMAGLHVDPLTVACTCTVDATGHDAMIARMIERKGGGLPVKGESFMWAERAETRILDHTREVFPGLFVAGMAANAVAGECRMGPIFGGMFLSGERAADLVAERLGR, from the coding sequence ATGACGCTCAACGAAGTGACCATCAGCAGGGCAATCCTTGAGGAGCAGCACCGCACGTTCATCGATTACCTCGAGATGGATGCCGCCGTCATCGGCGGCGGACCGTCGGGGCTCGTCTGTGCCGCCCTACTCGGCGAGAAGGGTGTCAGGTGCGCACTCATCGAGAAGAAACTCAGCATCGGCGGCGGCATGTGGGGCGGCGGGATGATGTTCCCCCGGATCGTCGTCCAGGAGGGGGCCCGGCGGCTCCTCGACCGGTTCGATATCGCCTACCGGGAGTTCGAGCCGGGCTACTACGTCGCGAAGTCCGTCGAAGCGGTCTCGAAACTCACTGCAGCGGCCTGCGACGCCGGCGTCGAGTTCTTCAACCTCACCACCGTCGAGGACGTCATGGTCCGCGGCGACGGCAGGGTCGGCGGCCTCGTCATCAACTGGACGCCGGTCGATATGGCCGGGCTGCACGTCGACCCGCTCACCGTGGCCTGCACCTGCACCGTCGACGCGACCGGTCACGACGCCATGATCGCCCGGATGATCGAGCGCAAGGGCGGCGGGCTCCCGGTGAAGGGAGAGAGTTTCATGTGGGCCGAGCGTGCCGAAACCCGGATCCTCGACCACACGCGAGAGGTCTTCCCCGGCCTCTTCGTCGCCGGGATGGCGGCAAACGCCGTTGCCGGGGAGTGCCGCATGGGGCCGATCTTCGGGGGGATGTTCCTCTCCGGAGAACGGGCCGCGGACCTGGTCGCGGAGCGGCTTGGCCGGTAA
- a CDS encoding DUF3795 domain-containing protein, translating into MHIEYPDIGICGLSCRLCPTYNTEAESRCSGCKSSSRMAVGCPFITCAVKRKGIEFCWECEESATCEKWKKHRDAGRERDSFKCYQTLEKDLSFISRHGASEFQKIQEQRESVLREMLRDFNEGRSKSYYCIAATVLELEDLEGALSRAREESGGLDVRAKSKALHRILDEIAARKQYRLTLRR; encoded by the coding sequence ATGCATATCGAGTATCCCGATATCGGAATCTGCGGACTCTCCTGTCGACTCTGCCCCACGTACAATACCGAAGCAGAGAGCAGATGCTCGGGATGCAAGAGCTCAAGCAGAATGGCTGTCGGCTGCCCGTTTATCACGTGTGCTGTTAAGAGAAAGGGAATCGAGTTCTGCTGGGAGTGCGAAGAAAGCGCTACGTGCGAAAAATGGAAGAAACACAGAGATGCCGGTAGAGAACGCGACTCTTTTAAGTGCTACCAGACCCTTGAGAAAGATCTCTCGTTTATATCCCGGCATGGAGCATCCGAATTCCAAAAGATACAGGAGCAGCGGGAGTCTGTACTCAGGGAGATGTTGAGAGACTTCAACGAAGGTCGCTCAAAGAGTTATTACTGTATTGCTGCAACTGTTCTGGAACTCGAAGATCTTGAGGGAGCGCTCTCCCGGGCAAGGGAAGAATCCGGGGGGCTTGATGTCAGGGCAAAGTCAAAGGCTCTTCACCGGATTCTCGATGAGATCGCTGCAAGGAAACAATATCGCTTAACATTGCGGAGGTAG
- a CDS encoding 30S ribosomal protein S27ae, which yields MAAKKQQESTKVKRHECYEVKGEKAVLQKRHCPRCGPGILMAEHEDRAACGKCGYTEFRK from the coding sequence ATGGCGGCCAAGAAGCAGCAGGAGTCGACCAAGGTCAAGAGACACGAGTGCTACGAGGTCAAGGGCGAGAAGGCAGTCCTGCAGAAGCGGCACTGCCCCCGGTGCGGCCCCGGCATCCTGATGGCCGAGCACGAGGATCGGGCAGCCTGCGGCAAGTGCGGCTACACCGAGTTCCGGAAGTAG
- a CDS encoding bifunctional N(6)-L-threonylcarbamoyladenine synthase/serine/threonine protein kinase — MPDIDSHEGLVLGLEGTAWNLSAALFGEDLVALHSSPYVPPKGGIHPREAAQHHASVMKEVIGQVLTEPDRIRAIAFSQGPGLGPSLRTVATAARALSIALGVPLVGVNHCVAHVEIGRWATGFTDPIVLYASGANTQVFGYLNGRYRIFGETLDIGVGNALDKFARGHDLPHPGGPMIEKLAREGSYIELPYTVKGMDLAFSGLVSAAQESKAPLEDVCAGLQETAFAMCVEVTERALAHAGKDEVLLVGGVGANARLQEMLRIMCEERGASFAVPERTYLGDNGAMIAYTGKIMLEHGTTITLDESQIRPGYRADEVTVTWREDEPGEVFTARQDDEAVARGAEAAVEFRADEVVKRRTSKRYRSPGLDKRLIAERTRAEARLIATARRAGVPTPVIRDVSTDSIVMERIEGEVLKYVTTPGNVALAGEAVGRLHGAGIVHGDLTTSNMIVRGGQCVLIDFGLASTSAEVESRGVDLHVFFQTLESTTENFAELKQAFVDGYAAAFAAADEALAREHEVELRGRYL; from the coding sequence ATGCCTGACATAGATTCTCACGAAGGGCTGGTGCTGGGGCTTGAAGGGACGGCGTGGAACCTCAGTGCCGCTCTCTTCGGAGAAGACCTGGTCGCCCTCCATTCTTCGCCCTACGTTCCGCCGAAAGGAGGGATCCACCCCAGAGAAGCCGCGCAGCACCACGCCTCGGTGATGAAGGAGGTCATCGGCCAGGTGCTGACGGAGCCGGACCGGATCCGGGCGATCGCCTTCTCCCAGGGGCCCGGCCTCGGCCCGTCCCTCCGGACGGTGGCGACCGCCGCCCGCGCCCTCTCGATCGCGCTCGGCGTGCCGCTCGTCGGCGTCAACCACTGCGTGGCGCACGTCGAGATCGGGAGATGGGCGACCGGGTTTACCGACCCCATCGTCCTGTATGCGAGCGGCGCGAACACGCAGGTGTTCGGCTACTTAAACGGCCGCTACCGGATCTTTGGGGAGACGCTCGACATCGGGGTCGGGAACGCTCTCGACAAGTTCGCCCGGGGTCACGACCTCCCGCATCCGGGCGGCCCGATGATCGAGAAACTCGCCCGCGAGGGGAGCTACATCGAACTCCCCTACACGGTGAAGGGGATGGACCTCGCCTTCTCCGGGCTCGTGAGCGCCGCCCAGGAGAGCAAGGCGCCGCTCGAGGACGTCTGCGCCGGCCTCCAGGAGACGGCGTTCGCGATGTGCGTCGAGGTGACCGAGCGGGCGCTCGCCCATGCCGGGAAAGACGAAGTGCTCCTCGTCGGCGGCGTCGGGGCGAACGCGCGGCTCCAGGAGATGCTCCGGATCATGTGCGAGGAGAGGGGGGCGTCGTTCGCCGTCCCGGAGCGGACCTACCTCGGCGACAACGGGGCGATGATCGCCTACACGGGCAAGATCATGCTGGAGCACGGCACCACCATCACCCTTGACGAGTCGCAGATCCGGCCCGGCTACCGGGCCGACGAGGTGACGGTCACCTGGCGCGAGGACGAACCCGGCGAGGTCTTCACTGCGCGGCAGGACGACGAGGCGGTCGCCCGCGGCGCGGAGGCGGCCGTGGAGTTTCGGGCGGACGAGGTCGTCAAGCGGAGGACGAGCAAGCGCTACCGGAGCCCGGGCCTCGATAAGCGGCTGATCGCGGAGCGGACCCGGGCCGAGGCCCGCCTGATCGCGACGGCCCGGCGGGCGGGGGTCCCGACCCCGGTGATCCGGGACGTCAGCACGGACTCGATCGTGATGGAACGCATCGAAGGGGAGGTGCTGAAGTACGTCACCACTCCCGGGAACGTCGCCCTCGCGGGCGAGGCGGTCGGGAGGCTGCACGGGGCGGGGATCGTCCACGGCGACCTGACGACGAGCAACATGATCGTCCGTGGCGGTCAGTGCGTCTTGATCGACTTCGGGCTCGCATCCACGTCCGCCGAGGTCGAGAGTCGGGGGGTCGACCTCCACGTCTTCTTCCAGACGCTCGAGAGCACCACGGAGAACTTCGCCGAACTGAAGCAGGCCTTCGTCGACGGCTACGCGGCCGCGTTTGCCGCGGCGGACGAGGCCCTCGCGCGGGAGCACGAGGTCGAGCTGCGGGGGCGCTACCTGTGA
- the htpX gene encoding zinc metalloprotease HtpX: MKWTRDFGLTMRMVLTSFLLLIVYLIFLGVLAALGFPFEFLLLVAAGMAFLQFFFSDKLVLWSTGTRLIEEDEYPELHRMVESLAARADLPKPKIGIMASPVPNAFATGRSPSNAVVAVTDSIMRVLNREELEAVLAHELAHVKNRDMLTLTMASFISMLAYLIMQNWIFMGLFGNRDSQNNGMGALVLVYIVSIVVWIVSTLLTRALSRYREFSADRGSAEMTDNPRALISALQKISGRMDYIPAEKKREVEGANAFFIIPALSGNTLMELFSTHPPLEKRVAALEELAAGTR, translated from the coding sequence ATGAAGTGGACGCGCGACTTCGGTCTCACCATGAGGATGGTTCTAACTTCGTTCCTGCTCCTCATAGTCTACCTAATCTTCCTTGGGGTCCTCGCCGCGCTTGGATTCCCCTTCGAGTTCCTCCTGCTGGTCGCCGCCGGGATGGCGTTTCTCCAGTTCTTCTTCTCGGATAAGCTGGTGCTCTGGAGCACCGGCACGCGTCTCATCGAAGAAGACGAGTATCCGGAGTTGCACCGGATGGTCGAGAGCCTGGCAGCCCGGGCCGACCTCCCGAAGCCAAAGATCGGGATCATGGCCTCCCCGGTGCCGAACGCGTTCGCGACCGGGCGGAGCCCGAGCAACGCGGTCGTGGCGGTCACCGACTCCATCATGCGTGTGCTCAACCGCGAGGAGCTCGAGGCGGTGCTCGCCCACGAGCTGGCGCATGTGAAGAACCGGGACATGCTGACGCTGACGATGGCGAGTTTCATCTCGATGCTTGCCTACCTGATCATGCAGAACTGGATCTTCATGGGCCTCTTCGGCAACCGCGACAGCCAGAACAACGGCATGGGTGCACTGGTCCTGGTCTACATCGTATCGATCGTCGTCTGGATTGTAAGCACCCTGCTGACCCGTGCACTCTCCCGCTACCGGGAGTTCTCCGCCGACCGGGGCAGCGCCGAGATGACGGACAACCCCCGGGCGCTGATATCGGCGCTTCAGAAGATCAGCGGGCGGATGGACTACATCCCCGCCGAGAAGAAGCGGGAAGTGGAAGGCGCAAACGCCTTCTTCATCATCCCCGCGCTCTCGGGAAACACCCTGATGGAGCTCTTCTCGACGCACCCGCCGCTCGAGAAGCGTGTGGCGGCTCTCGAAGAACTGGCCGCCGGAACACGCTGA
- a CDS encoding putative phosphothreonine lyase domain-containing protein: MEEIDPESLAEVAYGIFEVYLNRELRVRGSYLFELVEQGADFEADVTAIFERFSEDYPDLARPLLRRFGGIEALYAPLREGEGVLPSKTTRMYWIVQDAPGPLERGLDDEQVGKWLIFVPPAEADEAWRKVRDETVKGLLGISAKISTAKPNPDSRDERAVIYVYTRDWADEADVMRVRERLRGLGFVDRIGYKRNIETYKGEYSEEGRKVTYYSA, from the coding sequence ATGGAAGAGATCGATCCGGAGTCCCTGGCAGAAGTCGCGTACGGGATCTTTGAGGTCTACCTCAACCGCGAGCTCCGCGTCCGGGGCTCGTACCTCTTCGAACTCGTCGAGCAGGGGGCAGACTTCGAGGCGGACGTCACCGCGATCTTCGAGCGGTTCTCCGAGGACTACCCTGACCTCGCCCGTCCCCTCCTCCGGCGGTTCGGCGGGATCGAGGCTCTCTACGCACCGCTCAGGGAGGGCGAGGGCGTCCTGCCCTCAAAGACCACCCGGATGTACTGGATTGTGCAGGACGCGCCGGGACCCCTTGAACGGGGCCTCGATGACGAGCAGGTGGGCAAATGGCTCATCTTCGTCCCCCCGGCCGAAGCGGACGAGGCGTGGAGGAAGGTCCGCGACGAGACGGTGAAGGGGCTGCTCGGGATCTCCGCCAAGATCAGCACCGCGAAACCGAACCCCGACTCGCGCGACGAGCGGGCCGTCATCTACGTCTACACCCGGGACTGGGCCGACGAGGCGGACGTGATGCGGGTCCGCGAGCGGCTCCGCGGCCTTGGATTTGTAGACCGGATCGGCTACAAGCGCAACATCGAGACCTACAAGGGCGAGTACAGCGAAGAGGGCCGGAAGGTCACTTATTACAGCGCGTGA